The Corvus moneduloides isolate bCorMon1 chromosome 28, bCorMon1.pri, whole genome shotgun sequence genome contains a region encoding:
- the CIRBP gene encoding cold-inducible RNA-binding protein isoform X1: MASDEGKLFVGGLSFDTNEQSLEQVFSKYGQISEVVVVKDRETQRSRGFGFVTFENIDDAKDAMMAMNGKSVDGRQIRVDQAGKSSENRSRGYRGGSSGGRGFFRGGRGRGRGFSRGGGDRGYGGSRFDSRSGGYNGSRDYYNSRSQGGYGDRNSGGSYRDSYDSYGKSRFDRER, translated from the exons ATGGCATCAGATGAGGGAAAGCTCTTTGTCGGCGGGCTCAGTTTCGACACCAATGAGCAGTCATTGGAGCAAGTCTTCTCTAAATACGGACAGATTTCTGAAG TCGTGGTGGTGAAAGACAGAGAGACTCAGAGATCCAGAGGTTTTGGCTTtgttacttttgaaaatatCGATGATGCAAAAGATGCGATGATGGCCATGAATGGAAAG TCTGTAGACGGGCGTCAGATCCGGGTTGACCAGGCTGGGAAATCCTCCGAGAACAGATCCCGTGGCTACAGAGGGGGGTCCTCGGGGGGCCGGGGTTTCTTCCGCGGGGGCCGAGGCCGGGGCCGTGGCTTCTCCAGAG GAGGTGGAGACAGAGGCTATGGCGGCAGCAGATTTGATTCCAGAAGCGGAGGCTATAATGGTTCCAGAGACTACTATAATAGCAG GAGTCAAGGTGGCTATGGAGACAGGAACTCAGGAGGCTCCTACAGAGACAGCTACGACAGTTACGGTAAGTCCCGCTTCGACCGGGAGCGCTGA
- the CIRBP gene encoding cold-inducible RNA-binding protein isoform X2, translated as MASDEGKLFVGGLSFDTNEQSLEQVFSKYGQISEVVVVKDRETQRSRGFGFVTFENIDDAKDAMMAMNGKSVDGRQIRVDQAGKSSENRSRGYRGGSSGGRGFFRGGRGRGRGFSRGGGDRGYGGSRFDSRSGGYNGSRDYYNSRSQGGYGDRNSGGSYRDSYDSYATHNE; from the exons ATGGCATCAGATGAGGGAAAGCTCTTTGTCGGCGGGCTCAGTTTCGACACCAATGAGCAGTCATTGGAGCAAGTCTTCTCTAAATACGGACAGATTTCTGAAG TCGTGGTGGTGAAAGACAGAGAGACTCAGAGATCCAGAGGTTTTGGCTTtgttacttttgaaaatatCGATGATGCAAAAGATGCGATGATGGCCATGAATGGAAAG TCTGTAGACGGGCGTCAGATCCGGGTTGACCAGGCTGGGAAATCCTCCGAGAACAGATCCCGTGGCTACAGAGGGGGGTCCTCGGGGGGCCGGGGTTTCTTCCGCGGGGGCCGAGGCCGGGGCCGTGGCTTCTCCAGAG GAGGTGGAGACAGAGGCTATGGCGGCAGCAGATTTGATTCCAGAAGCGGAGGCTATAATGGTTCCAGAGACTACTATAATAGCAG GAGTCAAGGTGGCTATGGAGACAGGAACTCAGGAGGCTCCTACAGAGACAGCTACGACAGTTACG CTACACACAACGAGTAA
- the CIRBP gene encoding cold-inducible RNA-binding protein isoform X3, with the protein MASDEGKLFVGGLSFDTNEQSLEQVFSKYGQISEVVVVKDRETQRSRGFGFVTFENIDDAKDAMMAMNGKSVDGRQIRVDQAGKSSENRSRGYRGGSSGGRGFFRGGRGRGRGFSRGGGDRGYGGSRFDSRSGGYNGSRDYYNSRSQGGYGDRNSGGSYRDSYDSYG; encoded by the exons ATGGCATCAGATGAGGGAAAGCTCTTTGTCGGCGGGCTCAGTTTCGACACCAATGAGCAGTCATTGGAGCAAGTCTTCTCTAAATACGGACAGATTTCTGAAG TCGTGGTGGTGAAAGACAGAGAGACTCAGAGATCCAGAGGTTTTGGCTTtgttacttttgaaaatatCGATGATGCAAAAGATGCGATGATGGCCATGAATGGAAAG TCTGTAGACGGGCGTCAGATCCGGGTTGACCAGGCTGGGAAATCCTCCGAGAACAGATCCCGTGGCTACAGAGGGGGGTCCTCGGGGGGCCGGGGTTTCTTCCGCGGGGGCCGAGGCCGGGGCCGTGGCTTCTCCAGAG GAGGTGGAGACAGAGGCTATGGCGGCAGCAGATTTGATTCCAGAAGCGGAGGCTATAATGGTTCCAGAGACTACTATAATAGCAG GAGTCAAGGTGGCTATGGAGACAGGAACTCAGGAGGCTCCTACAGAGACAGCTACGACAGTTACG GCTGA
- the FAM174C gene encoding protein FAM174C, with amino-acid sequence MRRLLLLLFLLVPHLGRAAAPSPGNSTEPPRAAAGNETQSGSEHESGPEHESGPRLSVGLGLPVLRRAVYVLSALSALAGLYFVLRAVRPRSEGPRNEPKTHFRLKKPQRKKYGLLSSHDENIELGSLDSDEDTLFETRNLRR; translated from the exons ATGCGGcgccttctcctcctcctcttcctcctcgtCCCGCACCtcggccgcgccgccgcccccagcccggggAACAGCACGGAGCCGCCGCGGGCGGCCGCAGGGAACGAGACGCAGTCGGGGTCGGAGCACGAGTCCGGGCCGGAGCACGAGTCCGGGCCGAGGCTGTCGGTGGGGTTGGGGCTGCCGGTGCTGAGGCGGGCAGTTTATGTGCTGAGCGCTCTCTCGGCGCTGGCTGGGCTCTACTTCGTGCTGCGGGCGGTGCG CCCCAGGTCCGAGGGCCCAAGAAACGAGCCCAAAACTCATTTCAGGTTGAAGAAGCCCCAGAGGAAGAAGTACGGGCTGCTCTCGAGCCACGATGAGAACATCGAGCTGGGGTCCCTGGACAGTGATGAGGACACCCTGTTTGAAACACGGAACCTGAGGCG atga